From a region of the Dictyostelium discoideum AX4 chromosome 2 chromosome, whole genome shotgun sequence genome:
- a CDS encoding cell differentiation family, Rcd1-like protein — protein MINNLRNNSSVDKDCEIYFKNEYKINNNNNNNNNNNNNNKIHNNTISLNSNPSQSPSHAISESKFFKPTPSSNSVLNPYFSSNYFVGNSFFNSSRLNNTGGDNSINNNNNNININNNNNNNNNNNNNNNNNNNNNNNNNNNNNNNNNNNNNNNNNNNNNNNNSSISSIINSHSNNNYKNNFLNIVEEKSQIKNNQISKEFPQTLTLDFNSFCSNIDFNSNDVLSNSFLNNLVINKTNNNNNENNNNHNNNHNNNHNKYNNNNNNINNNNNIINNYNNNNNNNSNINNNNNSIKFNNNINSNKNNTSNNLFFKQNQHDDFDEEEDDRALSSMVSKIVDGESDTLELYYDKNGFGSNSQNKIEKVNNTTTTTTTTTSITALNNTLSTNNKINNNSSPFKSNNTKFNHQKNKHKNGGINNYNLNISNNNNNNNNNNNNNNNNNNNNNNNNNNNNNNNNNNNTDTNTNNHNHNHNIIINNSINNNNNNNLFNNGNSNISQNGSHSITSKLQIKIEDKTDHQLISDLLEPQKREEALCEIVKRKDSIPSLASLVWFTPCVISVLLQEIMNLYNFISPPNPKLKARASNKVCNILNIFQVIASDPETRSLFIQAKVISYIYPYLSTNSKSKPFEYLRLTTLGVINTVIKQESQDIINYLIEIDISTPCLKIMENGNDLSKTASAFILQKILNWDDGLNYFVQSPKRLSDLTNCLKYMVEAMIPDHMSSRLLKHIVRCYLRLSENLKIRDQLIGWMPTCFSNGQLNDFIQKEGDVIVKRWFTQLLGNLYPTQHSNNKRHQSSSSSQQQQQQQQQQQQQQQQQQQQQQQHHHHHHHQQHIKPSTISSQQKTTVPSSTQSQSLIPFSSVISNNSNNENSNINNSNSNNNNNNNNNNNNNNNNNNNNNNNNNNIFSHSRSNGRTKNNNESSENNNNNNNIYRLPSRGSPFQ, from the exons atgattAATAATCTAAGGAATAATAGTAGTGTAGATAAAGATTgtgaaatatattttaaaaatgagtataaaataaataataataataataataataataataataataataataataaaattcataataatacaatttcattaaattcaaatccaTCTCAATCACCATCACATGCAATATctgaatcaaaattttttaaaccaacTCCTTCATCAAATTCAGTATTAAATCCTTATTTTTcatcaaattattttgttggaaatagtttttttaattcatcaagATTAAATAATACTGGTGGTGacaattcaataaataataataataataatattaatattaataataataataataataataataataataataataataataataataataataataataataataataataataataataataataataataataataataataataataataataataataataataataataataataatagtagtattaGTAGCATTATCAATAGtcatagtaataataattataaaaacaattttttaaacattgttGAAGAGAAATctcaaattaaaaacaatcaGATTTCAAAAGAATTTCCACAAACATTAACATTggattttaatagtttttgtaGTAATATAGATTTCAATTCAAACGATGTGTTAAGTAATtcctttttaaataatcttgttattaataaaaccaacaacaacaacaacgaaaacaacaacaatcacaacaacaatcataaCAATAATCATAACAagtacaataataataataataatattaataataataataatattattaataattacaataataataataataataatagtaatattaataataataataatagtataaaatttaataacaatattaatagtaataaaaataatactagtaataatttattttttaaacaaaatcaacatgatgattttgatgaaGAGGAAGATGATAGAGCTCTTAGTAGTATGGTTTCAAAGATCGTAGATGGAGAATCTGATACATTAGAACTATATTATGACAAAAATGGTTTCGGTTCTAATTCACAAaacaaaattgaaaaagttaataatacaaccactacaactacaacaacaacttcaatcACAGCGCTAAATAATACTTTAtcaaccaataataaaattaataataatagttcaccttttaaatctaataatacaaaattcaaccaccaaaaaaataaacataaaaatggtggtataaataattataatttaaatattagtaataataataataataataataataataataataataataataataataataataataataataataataataataataataataataataataataataataatactgatactaatactaataatcataatcataatcataatattattattaataatagtataaataataataataataataacttgtTCAACaatggtaatagtaatatttcACAAAATGGTTCACATTCAATAACATCTAAacttcaaattaaaattgaagataaaactgatcatcaattaatttcagATTTATTAGAACCACAAAAAAGAGAGGAAGCTTTATGTGAAATTGTCAAAAGAAAAGATTCTATACCATCATTGGCTAGTCTTGTTTGGTTTACACCATGTGTCATATCAGTTTTACTTCAAGAAATTATGAAtctttacaattttatttccCCACCaaatccaaaattaaaagcTAGAGCCTCAAATAAAGtttgtaatattttaaatatatttcaaGTAATTGCATCTGACCCGGAAACAAGATCATTGTTTATTCAAg cAAAAGTAATTTCTTATATTTATCCATAtttatcaacaaattcaaaatcaaaaccatTTGAATATCTTCGTCTTACAACTTTGGGTGTAATCAATACAGTTATTAAACAAGAATCACaagatattataaattatttgattgaaattgatatttCAACCCCatgtttaaaaattatgGAGAATGGAAATGATCTCTCAAAGACTGCTTCAGCATTCATACttcaaaagattttaaattggGATGATGGTTTGAATTACTTTGTTCAATCACCAAAGAGACTAAGTGATTTAACCAATTGTTTAAAGTATATGGTTGAAGCAATGATACCAGATCATATGTCCTCACGTTTGTTGAAACATATCGTTAGGTGCTATCTTAGATTATCagagaatttaaagattAGAGATCAATTAATAGGTTGGATGCCAACTTGTTTCTCAAATGGTCAATTGAATGATTTCATTCAAAAAGAAGGTGATGTTATTGTTAAACGTTGGTTCACTCAATTACTAGGTAATCTATATCCAACTCAACATTCTAACAATAAAAGAcatcaatcatcatcatcatcacaacaacaacaacaacaacaacaacaacaacaacaacaacaacaacaacaacaacaacaacaacaacaacaccatcaccaccaccaccaccaacaacataTAAAACCCTCCACAATTTCTTCTCAACAAAAAACAACAGTGCCATCATCAACTCAATCTCAAAGTTTAATACCATTTTCTTCAgtaattagtaataatagtaataatgaaaatagtaatattaacaatagtaatagtaataataataataataataataataataataataataataataataataataataataataataataataataataatattttttcacACAGTCGTAGTAATGGaagaacaaaaaataataatgaaagtagtgaaaataataataataacaataatatttatcGTCTTCCATCAAGAGGTTCACCATTTCAATAA
- the pikC gene encoding phosphatidylinositol-4,5-diphosphate 3-kinase, with protein sequence MRQIVTGVIHQTTQSQQIPNVINSNQIQFSNEPMVVGSIEDFDIDSEVPPLAINLQRSINNNNNNNNNNNNNNNNNNNNNNNNNNNNTQPCTTVFLDRDSCVNVKATIDLLKEQLEFTIKDLIDFKENYDKLESTEQFKQWSNLIKNIKENSLNNSNIYLTIPTTQNLINNNNNNNNNNNNNNNNNNNNNNNNNNNVIIPSASTENKEENDNNNSNNNNNINLSPDSSITKDINITENKITEIKTTETKETSTGTSPLEKSPSKGFIISPKKPEEENEIEGETINNIAITNYTQGPSMLTLMKKKLENIKKNNNNNNNNGNGNNNSNNNNSNSNNNNNGISPSSSPPSHLNGNNNNNNSNNTNSNNTTNATTNSVGFSITMTNSNSLSVSKRMNKFKSWTSSKPTSSSIGFASSPQNNGKPLNISGSSRFFTSRQDSKIDLLKSPSSSPPTQSDIFNENNNNNNNNNNNNNNNNNNNNNNNNNNNNNNNNEELINNNNNNNNDENYKIEETEESLKELLEKEKLENEEREKILKERNEIDNLKKKNHLSKGYFMRACNASNDDGLEEEDIPLQDEHWETNVIVLLPCRHHVKVPGSSSSSIDSIRQLAWASGKMQGHLNLEKDEKFFTLRWCNKDVVFDQDTPLGHLIQYNLNYNNPTQKPTNIKLELVLEDELCKERLVDLQSLEINNGRPSIWKSHIDDVLSFNRKLRELAMLAKPQSNVPAARLTPYPPPKTIPEFFVIRVHLFKNQTKSLRCANNHTAFSLMTILSEKLKNTTPFDPTQYRFLITGINQYVDPNVPLLSVEYIVEKIKRKGEIDLTMVELLSLGLIIQQQQQQQQQQQQQQQQQQIENIDDENILKLNNGILNVLSKIEKPIREKDNCISSLTVTENLQVRLLHAHEIFASKASEIIGTDSPSIQLFIEAAVYFGGELLATQSSKLVSFQDTVVWNEWVNIPLAVSNIPNGARMCLGLNARYRGDIFNIGWVGHRLFDSKGILNTFAPFSLLLWPGKINPIGTCVDNLESKDQAIIIAFEFKDYVVPKTIHYEDDLIELISKDENGNELPVVTMEEMDRVEQIILQDPLYSLNKEERLLIWKSRYFCHTKPQALSKLLQSVEWTNYKQVGEAFQLLKIWPTLSAVDALELLDPKFADCVEIREYAVKCLDQMSDYELEIYMLQLVQAIKHDVFHNSVLSLFLIGRVWQNMQVLGHPFFWHLRADIDNQEVCERFRVLSSGFLRYAPTQLMESFKREITTLRILENLAKRVKEVPYEKRKQYVENNLREEQSFPTELFVPFDPSIRILNIIPEKCKSMDSAKVPLWVTFKNADPFAPPLQMIAKTGDDLRQDILTLQLLRLMDHMWKSQDLDLHMTIYRCIATGMGTGLIEVVPNSETAARIQAGAGGVSGAFKQTPIANWLKNHNQTENSYQKAVSKFTLSCAGYCVATYVLGIGDRHNDNIMVDIHGHLFHIDFGHFLGNFKTFAGFQREKAPFVLTPDFVYVIGGKDSPNFAFFVDICCKAFNIIRSNAHVFINMFELMLSTGIPELRSENDIVYLRDKFRLDLTDAEASEYFKKLIHESIGTLTTTINFAIHIMAHRKNLVSGNSAPKIGSASSLNLNKNKPSSQSKLDLSRSDLSRSDSSRSDSSRLDLSRSDKKNNKDNKEKEKEKEKEKEKENNDNNDKDNNNNSNNDTEKENSIDK encoded by the exons atgAGACAAATTGTCACTGGTGTAATTCACCAAACAacacaatcacaacaaatACCAAATGTGATAAActcaaatcaaattcaattttcaaatgaacCAATGGTTGTTGGAAGTATTGAGGATTTTGATATTGACTCTGAAGTTCCACCTCTTGCAATAAATTTACAAagatcaataaataataataataataataataataataataataataataataataataataataataataataataataataataataataatacccaACCTTGCACAACTGTATTTTTAGATAGAGATAGTTGTGTTAATGTCAAGGCAAccattgatttattaaag gaaCAATTAGAATTTACGATCAAGGATTTAATAGATTTCAAAGAAAACTATGATAAACTAGAGTCAACAGAACAATTTAAGCAATGGTCTAATTTAATTAAGAATATTAAAGAAAactctttaaataattcaaatatttatttaacaaTACCAACTactcaaaatttaattaataataataataataataataataataataataataataataataataataataataataataataataataataacaatgtaATAATACCATCAGCATCAACTGAAAACaaagaagaaaatgataataataatagtaataataataataatattaatttatcaccAGATAGTTCAATCACCaaagatataaatataactgaaaataaaataacggAAATTAAAACTACAGAAACTAAAGAAACATCTACAGGAACTTCACCATTAGAAAAATCACCATCAAAAGGATTTATAATTTCACCAAAAAAACcagaagaagaaaatgaaattgaaggtGAAACAATCAATAATATAGCAATAACAAACTATACACAGGGTCCATCAATGCTTAcattaatgaaaaagaaacttgaaaatattaaaaaaaataataacaataataataataatggtaatggtaataataatagtaataataataatagtaatagtaataataataataatggtatttcgccatcatcttcaccaccatcacacttgaatggtaataataataataataatagtaataatacaaattctaataatacaacaaatGCTACGACCAATAGTGTAGGATTTTCAATAACAATGActaattcaaattcattatcagTTTCAAAGAGAATGAATAAGTTTAAATCATGGACATCATCTAAACCAACTTCATCATCTATTGGATTTGCTTCATCACCACAAAATAATGGTAAACCTTTAAATATTAGTGGTTCAAGTAGATTCTTTACCTCTAGACAAGAttcaaaaattgatttattaaaatcaccaTCAAGTTCACCACCAACTCAATCAGatatatttaatgaaaataataataataataataataataataataataataataataataataataataataataataataataataataataataataataataataatgaagaattaataaataataataataataataataatgatgaaaattataaaattgaagaaacagaagaatcattaaaagaactattagagaaagagaaattgGAGAATGAAGAAAGagagaaaattttaaaagaaagaaatgaaattgataatttaaaaaagaaaaatcatTTATCAAAGGGATATTTTATGAGAGCATGTAATGCATCCAATGATGATGGATTGGAGGAAGAGGATATACCACTTCAAGATGAACATTGGGAAACCAATGTTATCGTGTTATTACCATGTAGACATCATGTAAAGGTACCAGGTTCATCGAGTagttcaattgattcaattagaCAATTGGCATGGGCAAGTGGTAAAATGCAAggtcatttaaatttagaaaaagatGAGAAATTCTTTACACTACGTTGGTGTAATAAAGATGTGGTATTCGATCAAGATACGCCATTGGGTCATTTAATTCagtataatttaaattacaataatcCAACACAGAAAccaacaaatattaaattggaATTGGTATTGGAGGATGAACTTTGTAAAGAGAGATTAGTGGATTTACAAAgtttagaaattaataatggtagACCAAGCATTTGGAAATCTCATATCGATGATGTACTAAGTTTCAATAGAAAATTACGCGAGTTGGCAATGTTGGCAAAACCACAATCAAATGTACCAGCTGCTCGTTTAACACCTTATCCACCACCAAAAACAATTCCAGAATTCTTTGTCATTCGTGTACATCTCtttaaaaatcaaactaAATCACTTCGTTGTGCTAATAATCATACAGCATTCTCTTTAATGACAATTCTATCtgaaaaacttaaaaatacAACACCTTTTGATCCAACACAATATCGTTTCTTAATAACTGGTATTAATCAATATGTTGATCCTAAtgtaccattattatcagtTGAATATAtagttgaaaaaattaaaagaaaaggtgaaattgatttaacaaTGGTAGAATTATTAAGTTTAGGTTTAATtatacaacaacagcaacaacaacaacaacaacaacaacaacaacaacaacaacaacaaatagaaaatattgatgatgaaaatattttaaaattaaataatggaattttaaatgttttatcaaaaattgaaaaaccaattagagaaaaagataattgtATTTCATCATTAACAGTTACAGAGAATTTACAAGTTAGATTATTACATGCTCATGAAATTTTTGCAAGTAAAGCATCAGAGATAATTGGTACAGATTCACCAagtattcaattatttattgaggCAGCAGTTTATTTTGGTGGTGAATTATTAGCAACACAAAGTAGTAAATTGGTTAGTTTCCAAGATACAGTGGTTTGGAATGAATGGGTTAATATTCCATTAGCAGTTTCAAATATTCCAAATGGTGCTAGAATGTGTTTAGGTTTAAATGCTAGATATAGAGGTgacatttttaatattggttgGGTTGGTCATCGTTTATTCGATTCAAAAGGTATACTAAATACTTTTGCACCATTCTCTCTATTATTATGGCCAGGTAAAATTAATCCAATTGGAACTTGTGTCGATAATTTAGAGAGTAAAGATCAAGCGATTATCATTGCATTCGAATTTAAAGATTATGTTGTACCAAAAACAATTCACTATGAAGATGATTTAATAGAGTTAATTAGTAAAGACGAGAATGGCAATGAATTACCAGTGGTTACAATGGAGGAAATGGATAGAGTCGAGCAAATTATATTACAAGATCCACTCTATTCATTGAATAAAGAAGAGAGATTGTTAATTTGGAAATCAAGATACTTTTGTCATACGAAACCACAAGCATTATCAAAACTTTTACAATCAGTAGAATGGACAAATTATAAACAAGTTGGTGAAgcttttcaattattaaaaatttggcCAACTTTATCGGCAGTCGATGCTTTAGAGTTATTGGATCCAAAGTTTGCAGATTGTGTTGAAATTAGAGAATACGCCGTTAAATGTTTAGATCAAATGTCTGATTATGAATTGGAGATTTATATGCTTCAATTGGTACAAGCTATTAAACATGATGTTTTTCATAACTCTGTATTAAGTTTATTCTTAATTGGTAGAGTTTGGCAAAATATGCAGGTTTTAGGTCACCCATTCTTTTGGCATTTACGTGCTGATATCGATAATCAAGAGGTTTGTGAAAGATTTAGAGTGTTATCATCTGGTTTCTTACGTTATGCACCAACTCAATTAATGGAATCATTTAAACGTGAAATTACAACCCTTAGAATTTTAGAGAATTTAGCTAAACGTGTTAAAGAAGTACCTTATGAAAAGAGAAAACAAtatgttgaaaataatttacgtGAAGAGCAATCATTTCCAACCGAATTATTTGTACCATTTGATCCTTCAATTCggattttaaatattattccAGAGAAATGTAAATCAATGGATTCAGCAAAGGTACCACTTTGGgtaacatttaaaaatgctGATCCTTTTGCACCACCATTACAAATGATAGCAAAGACTGGTGATGATCTTAGACAAGATATTCTAACATTACAATTGTTGCGTCTAATGGATCATATGTGGAAATCACAAGATTTAGATTTACATATGACCATTTATCGTTGTATTGCAACTGGTATGGGTACTGGCTTAATTGAAGTGGTTCCAAATTCAGAAACTGCCGCTAGAATCCAAGCTGGTGCTGGTGGTGTATCTGGTGCTTTCAAACAAACACCCATTGCAAATTGGTTGAAAAATCATAATCAAACTGAAAATAGTTATCAAAAAGCAGTTTCAAAATTCACATTATCTTGTGCTGGTTATTGTGTTGCAACTTATGTTTTGGGTATTGGTGATAGacataatgataatattatggTAGATATTCATGGACACCTTTTCCATATCGATTTTGGTCATTTCCTTGGTAATTTCAAAACATTTGCAGGATTTCAACGTGAAAAAGCTCCATTCGTTTTAACTCCTGATTTCGTTTATGTAATTGGTGGTAAAGATTCTCCAAATTTCGCTTTCTTTGTTGATATTTGTTGTAAAGCTTTCAATATAATTAGAAGTAATGCTCatgtttttataaatatgttTGAATTG aTGTTATCCACAGGTATTCCAGAACTTAGAAGTGAAAAtgatattgtttatttacgTGATAAATTTAGATTAGATCTTACAGATGCAGAAGCTTCAGAATACTTTAAAAAACTTATTCATGAATCAATAGGTACATTAACAACTACAATTAATTTTGCAATTCATATTATGGCACATCGTAAAAATTTAGTTTCTGGTAATTCAGCACCTAAAATTGGAAGTGCAAGtagtttaaatttaaataaaaataaaccatcATCACAAAGTAAATTAGATTTAAGTAGATCAGATTTAAGTAGATCAGATTCAAGTAGATCAGATTCAAGTAGACTTGACTTAAGTAGATcagacaaaaaaaataataaggataataaagaaaaagaaaaagaaaaagaaaaagaaaaagaaaaagaaaataatgataataacgacaaggataataataataatagtaataatgacaCAGAGAAAGAAAATAGTATAGATAAATAG
- the limF gene encoding LIM-type zinc finger-containing protein, whose protein sequence is MSGQNILKCKKCQLEITNKIITNHNSDTFHEQCFVCKLCSTPISDPYFTDKETGDFYCAKCEVIRNDQSKPLRESLGFCSLCYKYFRQNEDILTIDLERYHIGCLKCTICKKGINNEKYYREKMTSKLSNYCCEDCFEKVDKCNGCNSMTLGQTLLAMGKNYHANCFKCFKCSEIIKPNSPYSINKQTNTPSCQKCN, encoded by the exons aTGAGTggtcaaaatattttaaaatgtaaaaaatgtCAATTagaaataacaaataaaataataacaaaccATAACTCTGATACATTTCATGAGCAATGTTTTGTTTGTAAATTATGTTCTACTCCTATTTCCGATCCTTACTTTACAGATAAAGAAACTGGTGATTTTTATTGTGCAAAGTGTGAAGTAATTAGAAATGATCAATCAAAACCATTGAGAGAATCTTTAGGATTTTGTTCTTTAtgttataaatattttagacAAAATGAAG atatatTGACTATTGATCTTGAAAGATATCATATTGGTTGTTTAAAGTGtacaatttgtaaaaaaggaataaataatgaaaagtATTATAGAGAGAAAATGACATCAAAATTAAGTAATTACTGTTGTGAGGATTGTTTTGAAAAAGTTGATAAGTGTAATGGATGTAATTCAATGACGCTCGGACAAACCCTTCTTGCGATGGGTAAAAATTATCATgccaattgttttaaatgttttaaatgtagtgaaattattaaaccaaattcaccatattcaataaataaacaaacaaatacACCATCTTGTCAAAAatgtaattaa